The following are encoded together in the Flammeovirga agarivorans genome:
- a CDS encoding NAD kinase — protein sequence MRIALHSRKLEKERSEFLINSIYEIINRPELELMISDGLALYLEKIEPELFKQLEVFSTTEELRGIDFMISIGGDGTLLQALTYVQELEIPIVGVNAGRLGFLASIRRENFSQTIDALINGYYSIEERTMLTVVSDREDLFGGIKFGLNEFTILKRDTSSMIVVHTYLNGEYLNSYWADGLIVSTPSGSTGYSLSVGGPVVIPGSENFIISPVCPHNLNVRPLIVSDQSVISFEIEGRTKNFLVSLDSRSEPVDATIELAVKKCPFKAKLVNTGGGEKFLDTLRKKLNWGLDNRNYAKE from the coding sequence ATGAGAATTGCTTTACACAGCCGTAAACTAGAAAAAGAAAGAAGCGAATTTTTAATCAATTCTATTTATGAGATTATTAATCGTCCTGAATTGGAATTAATGATTTCTGATGGGTTAGCACTCTATCTTGAAAAAATAGAACCTGAACTTTTCAAACAGCTTGAAGTTTTTAGTACTACAGAAGAATTGAGAGGAATAGATTTCATGATCTCAATCGGAGGTGATGGTACTTTGCTGCAAGCACTTACTTATGTTCAGGAATTGGAAATTCCAATAGTAGGTGTTAATGCAGGTAGATTAGGCTTCTTGGCTTCAATAAGAAGAGAGAATTTTTCTCAAACGATTGATGCTTTGATTAATGGTTATTACTCCATTGAAGAAAGAACAATGCTTACAGTGGTCAGTGATAGAGAAGATCTTTTTGGAGGCATTAAATTTGGTCTAAATGAGTTTACGATTTTAAAAAGAGATACCTCTTCAATGATCGTGGTACATACCTACCTTAACGGTGAGTACCTTAATTCTTATTGGGCTGATGGATTAATCGTATCAACACCATCTGGTTCAACAGGATACTCACTAAGTGTAGGAGGGCCAGTAGTAATTCCAGGATCGGAAAACTTTATTATATCACCAGTTTGTCCCCATAACCTAAATGTAAGACCATTGATTGTGTCGGATCAAAGTGTAATTTCATTTGAGATCGAAGGACGAACGAAAAACTTCTTAGTTTCATTGGACTCTCGTTCAGAACCAGTAGATGCTACCATTGAATTGGCAGTAAAAAAATGTCCATTTAAAGCAAAATTGGTTAATACTGGTGGAGGTGAAAAATTTTTAGATACCTTGAGGAAAAAACTAAACTGGGGATTAGATAACCGGAATTATGCAAAAGAATAG
- a CDS encoding CBS domain-containing protein, protein MQIAKDLLTTTLPSITPDTSLECVFSYYEELNILSLPVIKNDKYIGMVMEQDFFDLDLSEGVKSVKLPLSNEEVSVLPTTHLYDCLRIVDEFDVEIIPVVDKENKYHGTIIVKDMMDEVARMHADQIEGSVVALRIEAIHYSLEDLSRWVESNNVKILSAFVEVDTNDAKMVIVTLKLNTMNVEAVLATFERFSMNVIFSSAFAEGKDEGRDRLDNLMRYLEL, encoded by the coding sequence ATGCAAATAGCGAAAGATTTGTTGACAACGACATTACCAAGCATAACCCCAGATACAAGTTTGGAGTGTGTGTTTTCATATTATGAAGAATTAAATATTCTATCACTGCCGGTTATTAAGAATGATAAATATATCGGTATGGTGATGGAGCAGGATTTCTTTGACCTTGATTTATCTGAAGGAGTAAAATCTGTTAAACTACCATTATCAAACGAAGAAGTATCTGTTTTACCGACAACTCACTTGTATGACTGTCTAAGAATAGTTGATGAATTTGATGTTGAAATCATCCCTGTTGTCGATAAAGAAAATAAATACCACGGCACCATTATCGTAAAAGATATGATGGACGAAGTGGCAAGAATGCATGCTGACCAAATTGAAGGTAGTGTTGTAGCATTAAGAATAGAAGCTATCCATTACTCATTGGAAGATTTGAGCAGATGGGTGGAATCAAACAATGTAAAAATATTGTCAGCTTTTGTTGAAGTTGATACTAACGATGCCAAAATGGTAATCGTTACTTTGAAATTAAATACAATGAATGTAGAAGCTGTATTGGCGACATTTGAGCGTTTTAGCATGAATGTGATATTCTCTTCTGCGTTTGCTGAAGGAAAAGACGAAGGTCGTGATCGATTGGACAACCTGATGCGATACTTAGAACTGTAA
- a CDS encoding alpha/beta fold hydrolase translates to MNLTVREKHGFKYIDEGEGEVLILLHGLFGALSNWADVLSYFSGRYRVLIPMLPIYDSPRNESNLEGLVTYTEKFVADFELEEFSLLGNSLGGHVALMYTLANADKVKKLILTGSSGLYESGMGLSYPKRGSYDFIKDRVAYTFYDPEVAAKELVDEVYEVTSDNAKCLRIVYYARSAQKHNLRDELKNILSPTLLIWGLNDTITPPSAGHEFNRLIPNAELHFIDKCCHAPMMEHPNRFNMLVDDFLRNN, encoded by the coding sequence ATGAATTTAACTGTTCGAGAAAAACACGGATTTAAATATATAGATGAAGGCGAGGGAGAAGTATTAATACTTTTACATGGCCTGTTCGGCGCATTGAGTAACTGGGCAGATGTATTAAGTTACTTCTCAGGGAGATACCGTGTACTCATTCCTATGTTGCCTATCTACGATTCACCAAGAAACGAATCTAATTTAGAAGGACTTGTAACTTACACTGAAAAGTTTGTTGCTGATTTCGAATTGGAAGAGTTCTCATTACTAGGTAATAGCCTAGGAGGACACGTTGCTTTAATGTATACTTTAGCAAATGCTGATAAAGTAAAGAAGTTAATTCTTACTGGATCATCAGGTTTATATGAATCAGGTATGGGATTATCATATCCTAAACGTGGTAGCTACGATTTTATTAAAGATAGAGTAGCTTATACTTTCTATGATCCTGAAGTAGCAGCTAAAGAATTAGTAGACGAAGTGTATGAAGTAACTTCAGATAATGCAAAGTGTTTACGTATTGTATACTATGCAAGATCTGCTCAGAAGCACAACCTTCGTGATGAATTAAAAAACATTTTGAGCCCTACATTGTTAATTTGGGGACTGAACGATACAATTACACCTCCTTCGGCAGGGCATGAATTCAACCGTTTAATACCAAACGCTGAATTACACTTTATTGATAAGTGTTGTCATGCTCCAATGATGGAACATCCGAACAGATTCAACATGTTAGTTGATGATTTCTTGAGAAATAACTAA
- a CDS encoding DUF885 family protein: protein MKFNKIYKEFYWEKIRFHFRNHWLRYLQSAILVFLIVLVSDRINTWFFRPSKMYTLLDRFFYDYTLSHPELLTKTKAFKWPYASSSLEGSLNNESLIQTEKDFEYLKDELEFLSRYDRKKLTKDEKLSRDIFEFLMEVNILDRWIYEHVKYPIDHIEGIQVQLPLFMINCHSIENVNEAYNYIYRLEEAQDKVSELISGKPLFPSEVENRQTSKGILYRRENESLEEAIHHFNINEDHALPPKVILALIHKQLEAFLSVPLEENIFYKDFMSKVTQLDNDDIKQKLPELEYQLKKAIEGSVIPSFDALMRTVDEVYMQAEEEITLMRFEKEGDDYYRHLIQYTCGLNQEEIENDFRPRNLNYEARKLVSREKKKLGVLFDSLGLEGTTLREQFESFYQKQNIDQKWFVHNDFQKYFQAAPFIKNQHEPIEIRRLPHFMSNFDLEPFYYEGSFDSSRAGRVYLCDSLSKYQEMMMPVFAISSAAQDEWSKYRLENKKLPLFRRELSFNYIVEFWKNIYLSTYYKSATLEERALYQIWRLNNAIMMRCDLGIHHFLWTKREAVEYVFENSILNFRDSEKIVEKSTSLPASFVAKGFAMKLVDQICKERDIYIDNQIGREVMSELFIQGGLTYSSYKEILKAE from the coding sequence ATGAAATTCAATAAAATATATAAAGAGTTTTACTGGGAAAAAATTAGATTTCATTTCAGAAATCATTGGTTAAGGTATCTTCAATCTGCAATTCTTGTTTTTCTAATTGTATTAGTAAGTGATCGTATTAATACTTGGTTTTTCCGCCCATCCAAGATGTATACTTTATTGGATCGCTTCTTTTATGATTATACATTATCTCATCCTGAACTATTAACAAAAACGAAAGCATTTAAATGGCCCTATGCTTCTTCTTCTTTAGAGGGAAGCTTAAACAACGAGTCATTAATTCAGACTGAAAAAGATTTTGAATACCTGAAAGATGAGTTGGAATTCTTATCAAGATATGACAGAAAAAAATTAACGAAAGACGAAAAACTTTCAAGAGATATATTTGAGTTTTTAATGGAGGTCAATATTCTTGACCGTTGGATTTATGAGCATGTAAAATATCCAATTGATCATATTGAAGGCATTCAAGTCCAATTACCTCTTTTCATGATCAATTGTCATTCCATCGAAAATGTGAATGAAGCTTACAACTACATTTACCGTTTGGAGGAAGCTCAAGATAAAGTTTCAGAATTGATCTCTGGGAAGCCTTTGTTTCCTAGCGAGGTTGAAAACCGACAAACTTCAAAAGGAATTCTGTACAGAAGGGAAAATGAGTCGTTGGAAGAGGCAATACATCACTTTAATATTAACGAAGACCATGCTTTGCCTCCAAAAGTAATCCTAGCTTTAATTCACAAACAATTAGAGGCATTTTTAAGTGTACCATTAGAAGAGAATATCTTTTATAAAGATTTTATGTCTAAAGTAACACAACTGGATAATGATGATATCAAACAGAAACTTCCTGAGCTAGAATATCAATTGAAAAAGGCTATTGAAGGTAGTGTTATTCCCTCTTTTGATGCTTTAATGAGAACTGTCGATGAGGTGTATATGCAAGCCGAAGAAGAAATCACATTAATGCGATTTGAAAAGGAAGGAGATGATTATTACAGACATTTGATACAATATACTTGTGGCCTAAACCAAGAGGAAATTGAAAATGATTTTCGTCCTAGAAACCTTAATTATGAAGCAAGAAAATTAGTATCTAGAGAAAAGAAAAAATTAGGCGTTTTATTCGATTCTTTAGGCTTAGAAGGAACGACATTGAGAGAGCAATTTGAGTCCTTTTATCAAAAGCAAAATATCGATCAGAAATGGTTTGTCCACAATGATTTTCAGAAGTATTTTCAAGCTGCTCCCTTTATCAAAAACCAACACGAGCCAATAGAAATTCGAAGACTCCCTCATTTTATGAGCAACTTCGATCTTGAACCTTTTTACTATGAAGGTAGTTTTGATAGTAGTAGAGCAGGTAGAGTTTATCTATGCGATTCACTGAGTAAATACCAAGAGATGATGATGCCTGTTTTTGCAATATCTTCTGCAGCCCAAGACGAATGGTCAAAGTATAGATTAGAGAATAAAAAACTACCACTTTTCAGAAGAGAATTAAGTTTTAACTACATCGTTGAATTTTGGAAAAATATTTATCTATCCACATATTATAAAAGTGCAACGTTAGAAGAGAGAGCACTTTATCAAATTTGGAGATTAAATAACGCTATCATGATGCGTTGCGATTTGGGTATCCATCACTTTTTATGGACAAAAAGAGAAGCGGTAGAATATGTTTTTGAAAACTCAATATTAAATTTCAGAGATTCTGAAAAAATTGTAGAAAAGTCTACATCTCTTCCTGCAAGCTTTGTTGCTAAAGGCTTTGCTATGAAATTGGTAGATCAGATTTGTAAAGAACGTGACATATATATTGATAATCAGATAGGTAGAGAGGTAATGAGTGAGTTGTTTATTCAAGGAGGGTTAACATATAGTAGCTACAAAGAAATTTTAAAAGCAGAGTAG
- a CDS encoding chorismate-binding protein has translation MKKSYHHTDQIVLKTLDFDSLLSVALESGQPFATWKMPNENTKSIVVSLQKEAMRVTPDLEELPNGFLAHPFHDTSKKAYLIPADIYYTTEMDHIDFSNDYDYDTKVRVEKAINTFDPSKPLRKWKRNMLKEHFPPTSKEHFVNIVGESVKAMQNEEFLKVVLSRTKEAGLKDDFSPIDFFHRLSEAYPTAFISMCYIPNVGLWMGASPETLISVDENGIFRTVALAGTQASNGIHPRDASWKSKEIEEQALVSRYIINCFKKIRLREFEEKGPRTVAAAHLLHLKTDFKVDTKATNFPQLGTVMLDLLHPTSAVCGMPKDIATQFILDNEHYNRSIYSGYIGPIGLENSQHLFVNLRCLQLFTDHALLYAGAGITSDSDPEKEWKETELKMDTMLKHLNA, from the coding sequence TTGAAAAAGAGTTATCATCATACAGATCAAATAGTTTTAAAGACTTTAGACTTCGATAGTTTATTATCCGTTGCACTCGAAAGTGGACAGCCCTTTGCTACTTGGAAAATGCCAAACGAAAATACAAAAAGCATCGTAGTTTCATTGCAAAAGGAAGCCATGAGAGTTACTCCCGATCTAGAAGAGTTACCGAATGGTTTTTTAGCACATCCTTTTCATGATACAAGTAAAAAAGCTTATTTGATCCCCGCTGACATCTACTATACCACTGAAATGGATCATATCGATTTTTCTAATGATTATGATTACGATACCAAAGTTAGAGTAGAGAAAGCAATCAACACTTTTGATCCCTCTAAGCCACTTAGAAAGTGGAAAAGAAACATGCTAAAAGAGCATTTCCCACCAACCTCCAAAGAACATTTTGTAAATATTGTTGGTGAGAGTGTCAAAGCAATGCAAAATGAAGAGTTCTTAAAAGTAGTATTGTCAAGAACAAAAGAAGCTGGATTAAAAGATGATTTCTCCCCTATCGATTTCTTTCACCGATTAAGTGAAGCTTATCCGACTGCATTTATATCAATGTGCTATATACCTAATGTTGGACTGTGGATGGGAGCATCTCCGGAAACATTAATTAGTGTTGACGAAAATGGTATTTTCCGTACTGTAGCTCTAGCAGGTACTCAAGCTAGTAATGGCATACACCCAAGGGACGCTTCTTGGAAAAGTAAAGAAATTGAAGAGCAAGCATTAGTAAGCAGATACATCATTAATTGTTTTAAGAAAATACGTTTAAGAGAATTTGAAGAAAAAGGGCCTCGTACTGTTGCTGCTGCTCATTTACTTCATTTAAAAACGGATTTTAAAGTAGATACAAAAGCTACAAACTTCCCACAATTAGGTACAGTGATGTTAGACTTATTACATCCTACTTCTGCTGTTTGTGGTATGCCAAAAGATATTGCAACACAGTTTATTCTAGACAATGAGCATTACAATAGATCCATTTATAGTGGATATATCGGGCCTATTGGTTTAGAAAATAGTCAGCATCTTTTTGTCAATTTAAGGTGTCTTCAATTATTCACAGATCATGCATTACTGTATGCTGGTGCAGGTATTACATCTGACTCGGATCCGGAGAAAGAATGGAAGGAGACAGAATTAAAAATGGATACTATGCTCAAACATTTGAATGCATAA
- a CDS encoding peroxiredoxin family protein codes for MKVLLKFILLSLLFTYSTYAQEKDIYAKYGIEVETLQPGLEVGDIAPDFTGVDQDGNTFTLSEAIKEGPVVVNFFRGSWCPSCYKHLKSIRDSLDYIYATGAKIIMVSPEEKESLDAFAKKKNFTFPMISDVDMSIMNNYKVTFEVTEKYQKKIKTFLFTDIAANNAIHQASLPVPATYIIGKDQKIIAKQYNPQYSVRMSPTAIVQALTSE; via the coding sequence ATGAAAGTACTACTCAAGTTTATCTTACTATCATTACTTTTCACATATTCTACTTATGCACAAGAAAAAGATATTTATGCTAAATATGGAATTGAAGTAGAAACATTACAACCAGGATTAGAAGTTGGAGATATAGCACCTGATTTTACAGGAGTTGATCAAGATGGAAATACTTTTACCTTATCAGAAGCCATTAAAGAAGGTCCTGTAGTGGTCAATTTCTTTAGAGGTAGTTGGTGTCCTTCTTGTTATAAGCATCTTAAAAGTATTCGTGATTCTCTAGACTATATTTATGCTACTGGTGCTAAAATAATTATGGTAAGTCCTGAAGAAAAAGAAAGCCTAGATGCCTTTGCTAAAAAGAAAAACTTTACTTTTCCGATGATCTCAGATGTTGACATGAGTATCATGAACAACTATAAAGTTACTTTCGAAGTAACTGAAAAATATCAGAAGAAAATTAAGACCTTTTTATTTACCGATATCGCGGCAAACAATGCGATACATCAAGCGTCATTGCCGGTACCTGCCACATATATTATTGGAAAAGATCAGAAAATAATAGCCAAGCAATATAACCCTCAATATTCTGTCAGAATGTCGCCTACAGCCATTGTACAAGCATTAACATCAGAATAA
- the murA gene encoding UDP-N-acetylglucosamine 1-carboxyvinyltransferase, which produces MSTGQGEFIVEGGHRLSGEITPQGAKNEALQILCAVLLTEEKVTIHNIPNIIDVMKLIDILADFGVRVEKLGEGSYEFEAKDINIDHLHSEDYSQKASRLRGSIMVLGPLLARFGQGKIPKPGGDKIGRRRLDTHFLGFKKLGAKFEYTEDGYFKIDATDLHGTYILLDEPSVTGTANVIMGAVMAKGKTTLYNAACEPYIQQLCKMLNRMGANISGYGSNLITIEGVERLGGTTHTMLPDMIEIGSFIGLAAMTQSEITIKNCRIDELGQIPTVFKRLGIQMEFRGDDIYIPSQESYQLDRFIDGSILTVADGPWPLFTPDLLSIVLVTAIQAKGTVLVHQKMFESRLFFVDKLIDMGAQIILNDPHRATVIGMNRQSNLKGIKMSSPDIRAGVALLIAALSAEGTSVISNIDQIDRGYQDIEGRLKALGAKIERR; this is translated from the coding sequence ATGTCAACAGGACAAGGAGAATTTATTGTTGAGGGAGGACACCGTTTGAGCGGTGAGATTACTCCTCAAGGTGCAAAAAACGAAGCACTACAGATTCTATGTGCGGTACTGCTTACCGAAGAAAAAGTGACTATACATAATATTCCAAATATTATTGATGTCATGAAATTAATTGACATCCTTGCAGATTTTGGAGTAAGAGTTGAAAAGTTAGGTGAAGGTTCTTATGAATTTGAAGCCAAAGATATAAATATTGACCACTTACATTCTGAAGACTATTCACAAAAGGCTTCAAGATTAAGAGGTTCTATTATGGTACTAGGTCCATTATTAGCTCGTTTCGGACAGGGTAAAATCCCTAAACCGGGTGGGGATAAAATTGGCCGTAGAAGATTAGATACTCACTTCTTAGGCTTCAAAAAGCTAGGAGCAAAATTTGAATATACTGAAGATGGGTATTTTAAAATTGATGCTACCGATTTGCATGGTACATACATCTTATTGGATGAACCATCTGTAACAGGTACAGCCAATGTAATTATGGGTGCTGTAATGGCGAAAGGGAAAACTACTCTTTACAATGCAGCATGTGAGCCTTACATCCAACAGTTGTGTAAAATGTTGAACCGAATGGGGGCAAACATCTCAGGTTATGGTTCTAACCTTATCACGATTGAAGGTGTTGAACGTTTAGGTGGCACTACTCATACTATGCTTCCTGATATGATCGAAATTGGTAGTTTTATTGGTTTAGCTGCCATGACTCAGTCTGAGATTACTATCAAAAACTGTCGTATTGATGAACTTGGACAAATTCCAACCGTATTCAAGCGTTTGGGTATTCAAATGGAATTTAGAGGTGATGACATCTATATTCCTTCTCAAGAATCTTATCAATTAGATCGTTTTATCGACGGCTCTATTCTAACGGTAGCAGATGGTCCTTGGCCATTGTTTACACCAGACCTTTTAAGTATTGTATTGGTAACTGCCATTCAAGCTAAAGGTACTGTTCTTGTGCATCAGAAAATGTTCGAATCGCGTTTATTCTTCGTGGATAAACTGATTGACATGGGTGCACAAATTATTTTAAATGACCCTCATAGAGCTACTGTTATTGGTATGAACAGACAGTCAAATCTTAAAGGGATCAAAATGAGTTCTCCAGATATTAGAGCTGGTGTGGCATTATTAATTGCTGCACTTTCTGCCGAGGGTACTTCTGTTATTTCTAATATTGATCAAATCGACAGAGGATACCAAGATATCGAAGGAAGATTAAAAGCTCTTGGAGCTAAAATCGAAAGAAGATAA
- the glgX gene encoding glycogen debranching protein GlgX has translation MSIKHSKGSSYPLGATVTNKGTNFCIYSKGATAIELLLFADKDSPRPFHVIRLNPETNKTFYYWHVFVEGVGHGQVYGYRAFGDYIPEKGSWFDGSKVLVDPYAKAVCMTENYSRKACIRPGDNCLHALKSIVIDDSEYDWEGDKPLSKPYSKTIIYEMHVEGFTKDPSSGLSDEKRGTYEGLIEKIPYLQELGITAVELLPIYQFDPYDAPKNRINYWGYSPINFFAPHSLYAMDKNDPTSPVREFKDMVKALHKAGIEVILDVVYNHTTEVNPEEGPTINFKGLDASTYYILDKKNNYKFLDFSGCGNSFNANHSVVRRMIMDSLRYWVSEMHVDGFRFDLASVLSRDEEGNPTDNPPILWEIESDPILAGTKMIAEAWDAAGLYQVGSFVGDRWSEWNGVYRDVLRRFVKGDNDLIGSFAGCVEGSHHIFQNQEERDPNRSINFITCHDGFTMNDLVSYNSKHNLANGENNNDGSNDNFSWNHGHEGDTDNGEIDHLRQKQIKNFFTLLLLSQGTPMILMGDEVRRTQNGNNNAYCQDNELSWFNWNDPIHHEEMLNFVKKIIKFNLQHQVFQTERFWSSKARARRPIITWHGVDFDNPDWAGNSHAIAYMLTSPNTGEQIFIIVNTFWEALDFEIPEPTIFTSQPEWKCIVDTGNRMPHDIFEYDDAPVIKPGHKHLQPRSVVVLKST, from the coding sequence ATGAGCATTAAACATTCCAAAGGTTCGAGCTACCCTTTAGGAGCTACTGTAACTAATAAAGGAACAAACTTCTGTATATATTCTAAAGGTGCGACCGCTATCGAACTGCTCTTATTTGCAGACAAGGATAGTCCACGTCCGTTTCATGTGATCCGTTTAAACCCTGAAACAAATAAGACTTTTTATTATTGGCATGTATTTGTTGAGGGAGTTGGACATGGTCAGGTTTATGGATATAGAGCATTTGGTGATTATATTCCAGAAAAAGGTTCATGGTTTGATGGTAGTAAAGTTTTAGTGGATCCTTATGCGAAGGCTGTATGCATGACAGAGAATTACTCTAGAAAAGCATGCATTCGCCCCGGAGACAATTGCTTACATGCACTAAAGAGTATCGTTATTGACGACTCTGAATACGATTGGGAGGGAGATAAACCGTTATCAAAACCTTATTCGAAAACTATCATCTATGAGATGCATGTTGAAGGATTTACCAAAGACCCCTCTTCTGGCCTTTCTGATGAAAAAAGAGGTACTTATGAAGGTTTGATTGAGAAGATTCCTTATTTACAAGAATTAGGCATTACAGCAGTTGAACTCTTACCTATTTATCAGTTTGATCCATATGATGCTCCAAAAAACCGCATCAACTACTGGGGATACAGTCCTATTAACTTCTTTGCTCCTCACTCTCTTTATGCTATGGATAAAAATGATCCAACGAGCCCAGTAAGAGAATTCAAGGATATGGTAAAAGCTTTACATAAAGCAGGTATTGAAGTTATTCTGGATGTTGTATACAACCATACTACTGAAGTAAACCCTGAAGAGGGGCCAACGATAAACTTTAAAGGATTAGATGCTAGTACATACTATATCCTCGATAAGAAAAATAACTACAAATTCTTAGATTTCTCTGGTTGTGGAAACTCATTCAACGCAAACCACTCCGTAGTGAGAAGAATGATTATGGATTCTCTTCGCTATTGGGTATCTGAAATGCATGTTGATGGCTTCCGTTTTGATTTAGCTTCCGTTTTATCAAGAGACGAAGAAGGTAATCCGACAGACAACCCTCCAATCTTATGGGAAATTGAATCTGATCCAATCCTTGCAGGTACTAAAATGATTGCTGAAGCATGGGATGCCGCTGGTCTATACCAAGTAGGATCTTTTGTTGGTGATCGTTGGAGTGAATGGAATGGAGTTTATAGAGACGTTTTAAGACGATTTGTAAAAGGAGATAATGACCTTATTGGCTCTTTCGCGGGTTGTGTTGAAGGCTCACATCACATTTTCCAAAATCAAGAAGAAAGAGATCCTAATAGAAGTATCAACTTCATCACTTGTCATGATGGTTTTACAATGAATGACCTCGTATCATACAATTCAAAACACAACTTGGCCAATGGTGAAAATAACAACGATGGTTCTAACGATAACTTCAGCTGGAACCATGGTCATGAGGGTGATACAGATAATGGAGAGATCGATCACTTAAGACAAAAGCAAATAAAGAACTTCTTCACATTGCTATTATTATCTCAGGGTACTCCTATGATCTTAATGGGGGATGAAGTGAGAAGGACTCAAAATGGTAATAATAACGCCTACTGTCAGGATAATGAATTGAGTTGGTTCAATTGGAATGATCCTATTCACCATGAAGAGATGTTGAACTTTGTAAAGAAAATTATCAAGTTCAATTTACAACATCAGGTCTTCCAAACAGAGCGTTTCTGGAGTTCTAAAGCAAGAGCGCGCCGTCCAATCATTACATGGCATGGAGTCGATTTCGACAATCCTGACTGGGCTGGTAATTCGCATGCTATTGCCTACATGCTTACTTCTCCAAATACTGGAGAGCAGATATTTATTATTGTCAACACATTCTGGGAAGCACTGGATTTTGAGATTCCAGAACCAACAATATTCACAAGTCAACCCGAATGGAAATGTATTGTAGATACTGGCAACAGAATGCCTCATGATATATTTGAGTATGATGATGCCCCTGTTATTAAACCAGGGCATAAACATCTTCAACCTAGGTCGGTTGTTGTTTTAAAATCAACTTAA
- a CDS encoding endonuclease V has protein sequence MRNQERDKEQEELAAQVIIYEDTNHRIKFKGEDAVCSMDVAYTEDCAFVSCDIIRGKTGEWINTFVTVHPLPATPYESGYFAYYEGPLLEECLQILNKKYKFVPSLVIVDGHGLAHPRKFGIACWLGLRLNIPTIGVAKKPMLKYNTQLGDGKGSIAPMLLDDEVVGVAFRSNKGVKPIFISPGHLISLETSIYMIKRFHGEYRIFEPIRRADQAVRKASKGEEGDYELIDY, from the coding sequence ATGCGAAACCAAGAAAGAGATAAGGAACAAGAAGAATTAGCAGCTCAAGTAATTATATATGAAGACACAAATCACCGAATAAAATTTAAAGGAGAAGACGCTGTTTGTAGTATGGATGTGGCGTATACTGAAGATTGTGCTTTTGTCTCTTGTGATATTATTCGAGGAAAAACAGGTGAATGGATCAATACCTTTGTTACGGTTCATCCATTGCCGGCAACTCCTTATGAATCGGGTTATTTTGCATATTATGAAGGTCCATTATTAGAAGAATGCCTTCAGATTTTAAATAAGAAATATAAGTTTGTTCCTTCCCTAGTGATTGTAGATGGTCATGGATTAGCACACCCTAGAAAGTTTGGAATAGCTTGTTGGTTAGGTCTAAGATTAAATATACCTACTATTGGTGTTGCAAAGAAGCCAATGTTAAAGTACAATACTCAACTAGGAGATGGGAAAGGAAGCATTGCACCGATGCTGTTGGACGATGAAGTAGTTGGTGTTGCATTTCGCTCGAACAAAGGAGTAAAACCGATTTTTATCAGCCCAGGCCATCTGATTAGTTTAGAGACATCTATTTATATGATCAAGAGGTTTCATGGTGAGTATAGAATCTTCGAACCTATTAGAAGAGCGGATCAAGCAGTGCGAAAAGCATCAAAAGGAGAAGAAGGAGACTATGAACTTATTGATTATTAA